The Saccharothrix variisporea genome has a segment encoding these proteins:
- a CDS encoding alpha/beta fold hydrolase has protein sequence MITGTAAGVPYVALPPRTGTRLVLVWHLLGQPGTPQDMAATLPLPDVDAWRVYPALPLRDPSPDFLLDGYAPLVAEAADAVPDLVTALRGDLGCAGPVDVVGGSAGGHVALLTAVRGEVPVRRVAVVNPAVTAESVVEASVAAGFLPAYDWTPAARAAAAPLDVLAVADRLTAPLLLVRGEQEYPAFRPVQQRLCDAVPAAKLVDVAGLAHMLVTRTDEVGAEVGAWLTA, from the coding sequence GTGATCACCGGAACCGCGGCCGGCGTCCCGTACGTGGCGCTGCCGCCCCGCACCGGCACCCGACTGGTCCTCGTGTGGCACCTGCTCGGCCAACCCGGCACCCCGCAGGACATGGCCGCCACGCTGCCGCTGCCCGACGTGGACGCCTGGCGCGTCTACCCGGCCCTGCCGCTGCGCGACCCCAGCCCCGACTTCCTCCTCGACGGCTACGCGCCCCTGGTCGCCGAAGCCGCCGACGCCGTGCCGGACCTGGTGACCGCGCTGCGCGGCGACCTGGGCTGCGCCGGACCGGTCGACGTGGTCGGCGGGTCCGCCGGCGGGCACGTGGCGCTGCTGACCGCCGTGCGCGGCGAGGTCCCGGTGCGGCGGGTCGCGGTGGTCAACCCGGCGGTGACCGCGGAGTCGGTGGTCGAGGCGTCGGTTGCCGCCGGGTTCCTGCCCGCCTACGACTGGACACCCGCCGCCCGCGCCGCCGCCGCGCCCCTGGACGTCCTCGCCGTCGCCGACCGGCTCACCGCGCCCCTGCTGCTAGTGCGCGGCGAGCAGGAGTACCCGGCGTTCCGGCCCGTGCAGCAACGGCTGTGCGACGCCGTTCCCGCCGCGAAATTGGTCGACGTGGCGGGCCTGGCGCACATGCTCGTCACCCGGACCGACGAGGTGGGCGCGGAGGTGGGCGCGTGGCTGACCGCGTGA
- a CDS encoding SDR family oxidoreductase: protein MADRVNAVNGADRLTVVTGGSRGIGAATVRRLHAEGHRVVLGYRAARDEAERLAAQVDGLAVRCEVSDPDDVDALFTAAAALGRVTGVVINAGVTSPAGPLADTEVADLRRVLDVNVLGALLCARRAARDLGEGGAIVSVSSAAATLGSPGEYVHYAASKAAVDAMTVGLAKELGPRGIRVNAVAAGTVHTDIHQLSGIPDRPDRVAPLIPLRRAGQPEEIAAAIAWLLGDDASFTTGAILRVAGGL, encoded by the coding sequence GTGGCTGACCGCGTGAACGCGGTGAACGGAGCCGACCGGCTGACCGTCGTCACCGGCGGCAGCCGGGGCATCGGCGCGGCCACCGTGCGCAGGCTCCACGCCGAAGGCCACCGCGTCGTCCTGGGCTACCGCGCCGCCCGCGACGAGGCCGAACGGCTCGCCGCGCAGGTCGACGGGCTCGCCGTGCGCTGCGAGGTCTCCGACCCCGACGACGTCGACGCCCTGTTCACCGCCGCCGCCGCGCTGGGCCGCGTCACCGGGGTGGTGATCAACGCCGGCGTCACCAGCCCCGCCGGCCCCCTGGCCGACACCGAGGTCGCCGACCTGCGCCGCGTGCTCGACGTCAACGTCCTGGGCGCCCTGCTGTGCGCCCGCCGCGCCGCCCGCGACCTGGGTGAGGGTGGGGCGATCGTGTCGGTGTCCTCCGCCGCCGCGACCCTGGGCAGCCCGGGGGAGTACGTCCACTACGCCGCGAGCAAGGCCGCCGTCGACGCCATGACCGTGGGCCTGGCCAAGGAACTGGGTCCACGCGGCATCCGCGTCAACGCCGTCGCCGCCGGCACCGTCCACACCGACATCCACCAACTGTCCGGCATCCCCGACCGCCCCGACCGCGTCGCCCCGCTCATCCCGCTGCGCCGCGCCGGACAACCCGAGGAGATCGCCGCCGCCATCGCCTGGCTCCTCGGCGACGACGCCTCCTTCACCACCGGCGCGATCCTGCGCGTCGCCGGCGGCCTCTAG
- the map gene encoding type I methionyl aminopeptidase, translating into MIELKSPAEFDAMRVAGLVVADALTAVRAHAGVGVSLLELDEVAAEVIRSAGAGSSFLHYRPSFAPTPFPGYICASVNDVIVHGIPDGYRLREGDLVSIDCGAHVDGWHGDSAISFVVGQADPADLALIETAERALAAGIAAAVPGARLGDVSAAIGRVVRGAGYGMPEDFGGHGIGRAMHESPGVPNEGRPGRGMTLRPGVALAIEPMVHAGGRDAYTTDPDGWALRTVDGSRAAHVEHTVAITESGPRVLTAPRLSVTAGA; encoded by the coding sequence GTGATCGAGTTGAAGTCCCCCGCCGAGTTCGACGCGATGCGCGTGGCGGGGCTGGTGGTGGCCGACGCGTTGACGGCGGTCCGCGCGCACGCCGGCGTCGGGGTGTCGCTGCTGGAGTTGGACGAGGTGGCGGCGGAGGTGATCCGGTCGGCGGGCGCGGGTTCGTCGTTCCTGCACTACCGGCCGTCGTTCGCGCCGACGCCGTTCCCCGGCTACATCTGCGCGTCGGTCAACGACGTGATCGTGCACGGCATCCCGGACGGCTACCGGCTGCGCGAGGGCGACCTGGTCAGCATCGACTGCGGTGCGCACGTGGACGGCTGGCACGGCGACTCGGCGATCAGCTTCGTCGTCGGACAGGCCGACCCGGCGGACCTGGCCCTGATCGAGACGGCGGAACGGGCGCTGGCGGCGGGGATCGCGGCGGCGGTGCCGGGCGCGCGGCTGGGTGACGTGTCGGCGGCGATCGGCCGGGTCGTGCGGGGCGCGGGCTACGGGATGCCGGAGGACTTCGGCGGTCACGGCATCGGGCGGGCGATGCACGAGTCGCCGGGTGTGCCCAACGAGGGCCGTCCGGGTCGGGGCATGACGCTGCGGCCGGGGGTGGCGTTGGCGATCGAGCCGATGGTGCACGCGGGCGGCCGTGACGCCTACACCACCGACCCGGACGGGTGGGCGTTGCGCACGGTCGACGGGAGCCGCGCGGCGCACGTGGAGCACACGGTGGCGATCACCGAGTCCGGCCCGCGCGTGCTGACCGCTCCCCGGCTGTCGGTGACCGCGGGGGCGTGA
- a CDS encoding helix-turn-helix domain-containing protein, translating into MVRQPLTQSDRVRGERLGDALRAARGDRSMVQIATAAGISVETLRKIERGRIPTPAFFTVAALADAVGLSLDDLCRRLATPSQDTASEPAA; encoded by the coding sequence ATGGTGCGACAGCCGCTCACCCAGTCCGACCGCGTCCGCGGCGAACGCCTCGGCGACGCCCTCCGCGCCGCCCGCGGCGACCGCAGCATGGTCCAGATCGCCACCGCCGCCGGCATCTCCGTGGAAACCCTGCGCAAGATCGAACGCGGGCGCATCCCCACCCCGGCCTTCTTCACCGTCGCCGCCCTCGCCGACGCCGTCGGGCTCTCCCTCGACGACCTGTGCCGCCGACTGGCCACCCCGTCCCAGGACACCGCCTCGGAACCCGCGGCCTAG
- a CDS encoding class I SAM-dependent methyltransferase: protein MPDHTTPQPVPLVPEITLHTAEDITALWEHTGAPDPPFWAFPWAGGQALARHLLDHPHTTAGRTVLDLATGSGLVAIAAARTGATHVTANDVDPLAGRAATRNARANGVTLTVEIADLLDTDTDHDVVLAGDVFYDRDMAARVLPFLHRAHTRGALVLIGDPGRSHLPRTGLTHVATHDVPVPHDLEGTTLRTTRVWRL from the coding sequence ATGCCCGACCACACCACCCCGCAACCCGTCCCGCTCGTCCCCGAGATCACCCTGCACACCGCCGAGGACATCACCGCCCTCTGGGAACACACCGGCGCACCCGACCCACCCTTCTGGGCCTTCCCCTGGGCCGGCGGCCAAGCACTGGCCCGCCACCTGCTCGACCACCCCCACACCACCGCCGGCCGCACCGTCCTCGACCTCGCCACCGGCTCCGGCCTCGTCGCCATCGCCGCCGCCCGCACCGGCGCCACCCACGTCACCGCCAACGACGTCGACCCCCTCGCGGGCCGAGCCGCCACCCGCAACGCCCGCGCCAACGGCGTCACCCTCACCGTCGAGATCGCCGACCTGCTCGACACCGACACCGACCACGACGTCGTCCTCGCCGGCGACGTCTTCTACGACCGCGACATGGCCGCCCGCGTCCTGCCCTTCCTCCACCGCGCCCACACCCGCGGCGCCCTCGTCCTCATCGGCGACCCCGGCCGCAGCCACCTGCCCCGCACCGGACTCACCCACGTCGCCACCCACGACGTCCCCGTCCCGCACGACCTCGAAGGCACCACCCTGCGCACCACCCGCGTCTGGCGCCTGTAG
- a CDS encoding class I SAM-dependent methyltransferase: MPGTSEHTTRNRRHWDTQAAAAHGPLARAHWSRTTPAWGLWSTPETDLHVLPDDPTGLDVVELGCGTAYISAWLARAGAHPVGLDISAPQLATARAMQTEFDLHFPLVLADAEHPPLADNTFDLAISEYGASLWCDPHHWIPQAARLLRPGGRLVFLRRTPLFALCARPGHPAATTLQRPHATLDRVRNADATEFTLPHGAMLRLLRDTGFDVEDLIELHAPEGHHDYPEVTGEWGHHWPSEEIWKARLRPT; the protein is encoded by the coding sequence ATGCCCGGCACCAGCGAGCACACCACCCGCAACCGCCGCCACTGGGACACCCAAGCCGCCGCCGCCCACGGCCCCCTCGCCCGCGCCCACTGGTCCCGCACCACCCCCGCCTGGGGACTCTGGTCCACCCCCGAAACCGACCTCCACGTCCTCCCCGACGACCCCACCGGCCTCGACGTCGTCGAACTGGGCTGCGGCACCGCCTACATCTCCGCCTGGCTCGCCCGCGCCGGCGCCCACCCCGTCGGCCTGGACATCTCCGCACCCCAACTCGCCACCGCCCGCGCCATGCAAACCGAGTTCGACCTCCACTTCCCCCTGGTACTGGCCGACGCCGAACACCCACCCCTGGCCGACAACACCTTCGACCTCGCCATCAGCGAATACGGCGCCAGCCTCTGGTGCGACCCCCACCACTGGATCCCCCAAGCCGCCCGCCTCCTGCGCCCCGGCGGCCGCCTCGTCTTCCTGCGCCGCACCCCGCTGTTCGCCCTGTGCGCCCGCCCCGGCCACCCCGCCGCGACGACCCTCCAACGCCCCCACGCCACCCTCGACCGCGTCCGCAACGCCGACGCCACCGAATTCACCCTCCCGCACGGCGCCATGCTCAGACTCCTGCGCGACACCGGCTTCGACGTCGAAGACCTCATCGAGCTCCACGCCCCCGAAGGCCACCACGACTACCCCGAAGTCACGGGGGAGTGGGGCCACCACTGGCCCAGCGAGGAAATCTGGAAAGCCCGCCTCCGCCCGACCTGA
- the pip gene encoding prolyl aminopeptidase encodes MYPEIEPYAHGMLDVGDGNLVYWEECGNPEGKPVVCLHGGPGTGCSPGMRRQFDPRAYRIILFDQRGSGRSTPHAADFETDLSVNTTAHLVRDIERLRVDRGVRRWMVFGGSWGSTLGLHYAQSHPERVTEVVLVAVTTSRRAEIEWLYHGLGRFFPQEWDRFRAGAPAGATDLVAAYDELLNDPDPAVRRKAADDWVAWESSILTLNPNREPTAWELDPRWRSAFARITARYFRHGAWLEDGQVLREMPRLHGIPAVLVHGRWDMQGPVATAWEVARAWPDAELVVVREASHSAGDPGMAEAVAAATDKFAQRRT; translated from the coding sequence GTGTACCCGGAGATCGAGCCGTACGCGCACGGGATGTTGGACGTCGGTGACGGGAACCTCGTGTACTGGGAGGAGTGCGGGAACCCGGAGGGCAAGCCGGTGGTGTGCCTGCACGGTGGTCCGGGGACGGGCTGCTCCCCCGGTATGCGGCGGCAGTTCGACCCGCGGGCGTACCGGATCATCCTGTTCGACCAGCGGGGTTCGGGCCGTTCGACGCCGCACGCGGCGGATTTCGAGACCGACCTGTCTGTGAACACGACGGCGCACCTGGTGCGGGACATCGAGCGGTTGCGGGTGGACCGGGGTGTGCGGCGGTGGATGGTGTTCGGCGGGTCGTGGGGGTCGACGCTGGGGTTGCACTACGCGCAGTCGCACCCGGAGCGGGTGACGGAGGTCGTGCTGGTGGCGGTGACGACGAGCCGGCGCGCGGAGATCGAGTGGCTGTACCACGGGTTGGGGCGGTTCTTCCCGCAGGAGTGGGACCGGTTCCGGGCGGGGGCGCCGGCGGGTGCGACGGATCTGGTGGCGGCCTACGACGAGCTGTTGAACGACCCGGACCCGGCGGTGCGTCGCAAGGCGGCGGACGACTGGGTGGCGTGGGAGTCGTCGATCCTGACGTTGAACCCGAACCGGGAGCCGACGGCGTGGGAGTTGGACCCGCGGTGGAGGTCGGCGTTCGCGCGGATCACGGCGCGGTACTTCCGGCACGGGGCGTGGCTGGAGGACGGGCAGGTGCTGCGGGAGATGCCGCGGTTGCACGGGATCCCGGCGGTGTTGGTGCACGGTCGGTGGGACATGCAGGGGCCGGTGGCGACGGCGTGGGAGGTGGCGCGGGCGTGGCCGGACGCGGAGTTGGTGGTGGTGCGGGAGGCCTCGCACAGCGCGGGTGACCCGGGGATGGCGGAGGCGGTAGCGGCGGCCACGGACAAGTTCGCCCAGCGTCGCACGTAG
- a CDS encoding MarR family winged helix-turn-helix transcriptional regulator has product MDDNPTTDYLGTRLRHLLDLLDDGIAHAYTRLGLDGFRPRYNPIIRLVHRRGPQSIRDLATAIGVTHSAVSQTVNQMHRDGLVDLHPGTDARQRIVHLTPRALDLLPVLDAEWTATTAAGRELDAELPYPLSDLVDHALRALGERPMSDRIHLHLPQVAPPPPSPPSSPPLPSPPPVP; this is encoded by the coding sequence GTGGACGACAACCCCACCACCGATTACCTCGGCACCCGCCTGCGCCACCTGCTCGACCTGCTCGACGACGGCATCGCCCACGCCTACACCCGACTCGGCCTCGACGGCTTCCGACCCCGCTACAACCCGATCATCCGACTCGTCCACCGCCGCGGACCCCAGTCCATCCGCGACCTCGCCACCGCCATCGGCGTCACCCACTCCGCCGTCAGCCAAACCGTCAACCAGATGCACCGCGACGGCCTCGTCGACCTCCACCCCGGCACCGACGCCCGCCAACGCATCGTCCACCTCACCCCGCGCGCCCTGGACCTCCTCCCGGTCCTGGACGCCGAGTGGACCGCCACCACCGCCGCCGGCCGCGAACTCGACGCCGAACTCCCGTACCCCCTCAGCGACCTCGTCGACCACGCCCTGCGCGCACTGGGGGAGCGGCCCATGAGCGACCGCATCCACCTCCACCTGCCTCAGGTCGCACCGCCGCCCCCCTCACCGCCTTCGTCGCCGCCGCTGCCTTCGCCGCCGCCGGTGCCGTAG
- a CDS encoding helix-turn-helix transcriptional regulator: protein MRADRLVAALLLMQARGRVTAAELAAELEVSVATARRDLEALSSAGVPVYPQPGRGGGWELVGRARTDLSGLSAAEAQALFVLVGPAAAVSGEAKAALRKLVRALPETFRRDAEAAADAVVVDPARWGQRDRERPGVVGVLQDAVVRRRKVRLDYVKRGGQRSVRVVDPLGLVDKDDVWYLVAGTPEGQRTFRVDRVVGVEVTGEEAVRPEGFALSEAWGRVVTEVEGWQRRTSATVVVAERHVRVLRGQFGRHCVVEGVVDGRARVRVSAPTPLMVAQHLAGWGALAEVVESDVVRAELARLGAELVERYGTGGGEGSGGDEGGEGGGGAT from the coding sequence ATGCGTGCGGATCGGCTGGTGGCCGCCCTGTTGTTGATGCAGGCGCGTGGACGGGTGACGGCGGCGGAGTTGGCGGCCGAGTTGGAGGTGTCCGTGGCGACCGCGCGCCGGGACCTGGAAGCGCTGTCGTCCGCGGGTGTGCCGGTCTACCCGCAGCCGGGGCGTGGTGGTGGCTGGGAGTTGGTGGGTCGGGCGCGGACGGATCTCAGTGGGTTGAGTGCGGCTGAGGCGCAGGCGTTGTTCGTGTTGGTGGGGCCGGCTGCGGCGGTCAGTGGTGAGGCGAAGGCGGCGTTGCGGAAGTTGGTGCGGGCGTTGCCGGAGACGTTTCGGCGGGACGCGGAGGCGGCGGCGGACGCGGTGGTGGTGGATCCGGCTCGGTGGGGGCAGCGGGATCGGGAGCGGCCGGGGGTTGTCGGGGTGTTGCAGGACGCGGTGGTGCGGCGGCGGAAGGTGCGGCTGGACTACGTGAAGCGGGGTGGGCAGCGGTCGGTGCGGGTGGTGGACCCGTTGGGGCTCGTGGACAAGGACGACGTCTGGTACCTGGTCGCGGGCACGCCCGAGGGGCAGCGGACGTTCCGGGTGGACCGGGTGGTGGGCGTCGAGGTGACCGGCGAGGAGGCGGTGCGGCCGGAGGGGTTCGCGTTGTCGGAGGCCTGGGGGCGGGTGGTGACCGAGGTCGAGGGGTGGCAGCGGCGGACGTCGGCGACGGTGGTGGTGGCCGAGCGGCACGTGCGGGTGTTGCGGGGGCAGTTCGGGCGGCACTGCGTGGTGGAGGGTGTGGTGGACGGGCGGGCTCGGGTGCGGGTGTCGGCGCCCACTCCCCTGATGGTCGCGCAGCACTTGGCGGGGTGGGGTGCATTGGCCGAGGTGGTGGAGTCGGACGTGGTGCGGGCGGAGTTGGCGCGGTTGGGTGCGGAGCTGGTGGAGCGCTACGGCACCGGCGGCGGCGAAGGCAGCGGCGGCGACGAAGGCGGTGAGGGGGGCGGCGGTGCGACCTGA
- a CDS encoding tyrosine-type recombinase/integrase: MRVLDAQESFFLARRPRKDSPHTTAAYRRDLAGVTSLLSDVTSTPPDELLVAHLTAGNLRKAFGVFADTHAKSSVLRAWSTWNQFLTFCVAEDLLPGNPMGAVARPKTPPLVPKPLRGEDTPERLLAAAAEGARKARDPWPERDVLVLALGLVAGLRSAEMRTLTLASVVGRPGERRLHVAGKGNRDRSVPIEPAMDRIIEQYLESCRARFPQGRFDRGSALLRDRHGEPIGRGGLEYLVRSCFRWAGLHDRVPSGANLHALRHTFATRLAEDGASASEIMALLGHASLATSQNYIEATARERRAAVAGNRTYVSLANLPSARGGDE, encoded by the coding sequence ATGCGTGTGCTCGACGCCCAGGAGTCCTTCTTCCTCGCCCGCCGTCCGCGCAAGGACTCCCCCCACACCACGGCGGCCTACCGGCGGGACCTCGCCGGGGTCACCTCCTTGCTCTCCGACGTCACCTCCACTCCCCCGGACGAGCTGCTGGTCGCTCACCTGACGGCCGGGAACCTGCGCAAGGCCTTCGGGGTGTTCGCCGACACGCACGCGAAGTCCTCGGTGTTGCGGGCGTGGTCGACGTGGAACCAGTTCCTGACCTTCTGCGTGGCCGAGGACCTGTTGCCCGGCAACCCGATGGGCGCGGTGGCCCGGCCGAAGACGCCGCCGTTGGTGCCCAAGCCCCTCCGCGGCGAGGACACGCCCGAGCGGTTGTTGGCGGCGGCGGCCGAGGGGGCGCGAAAGGCCCGTGACCCGTGGCCGGAGCGGGACGTCCTGGTGCTGGCGTTGGGGCTGGTCGCGGGGTTGCGGTCGGCGGAGATGCGGACGTTGACGTTGGCCTCGGTGGTCGGGCGGCCCGGTGAGCGGCGGCTGCACGTGGCGGGCAAGGGCAACCGGGACCGGTCGGTGCCGATCGAGCCGGCGATGGACCGGATCATCGAGCAGTACCTCGAGTCGTGCCGGGCGCGGTTCCCGCAGGGGCGGTTCGACCGGGGTTCGGCGTTGCTGCGGGACCGGCACGGTGAGCCGATCGGGCGTGGCGGGCTGGAGTACCTGGTGCGGTCGTGCTTCCGGTGGGCGGGGCTGCACGACCGGGTGCCGTCGGGGGCGAACCTGCACGCGTTGCGGCACACCTTCGCCACGCGGCTGGCCGAGGACGGCGCGTCGGCGTCGGAGATCATGGCGCTGCTGGGGCACGCGTCGCTGGCGACATCGCAGAACTACATCGAGGCGACGGCGCGGGAGCGGCGGGCGGCGGTGGCGGGCAACCGGACGTACGTGTCGCTGGCGAACCTGCCCTCGGCGCGCGGTGGTGACGAGTGA
- a CDS encoding Ku protein, which yields MRAVWRGVLVFGVVAFPVRLVPVVREPGVRFRLVHRGDSGRIRHRRVCEVCGEEVGVSEVVRAVEVGDGRVVVVEDAELAGVPVPPQRVIEVVQVARAEEVDPVVLGRAFHVEPEVAAVGSFVLLRDALARAGRVGVARVVFRRRERVVVVRPRGAGLVVQSVVWFDQVREPDLGFLAGAATASASAERMASALVESMTAPWDLSVFEDRFAAAVRGAVEAKFSPFE from the coding sequence ATGAGGGCGGTGTGGCGTGGGGTGTTGGTGTTCGGGGTGGTGGCCTTCCCTGTGCGGTTGGTGCCGGTGGTGCGGGAGCCCGGGGTGCGGTTTCGGCTGGTGCACCGGGGGGATTCGGGGCGGATCCGGCATCGGCGGGTGTGTGAGGTGTGTGGGGAGGAGGTGGGGGTGAGCGAGGTCGTCCGGGCGGTGGAGGTCGGGGACGGGCGGGTGGTCGTGGTGGAGGACGCGGAGTTGGCCGGGGTGCCGGTGCCGCCGCAGCGGGTGATCGAGGTGGTGCAGGTGGCTCGGGCGGAGGAGGTGGACCCGGTGGTGTTGGGGCGGGCGTTCCACGTCGAGCCGGAGGTGGCGGCGGTGGGGTCGTTCGTGCTGTTGCGGGACGCGTTGGCGCGGGCCGGTCGGGTGGGGGTGGCTCGGGTGGTGTTCCGGCGGCGGGAGCGGGTGGTGGTGGTTCGGCCGCGGGGTGCGGGGTTGGTGGTGCAGTCGGTGGTGTGGTTCGACCAGGTGCGGGAGCCTGACCTGGGGTTCTTGGCGGGGGCGGCCACCGCGTCGGCGTCGGCGGAGCGGATGGCGTCGGCGTTGGTGGAGTCGATGACGGCGCCGTGGGACCTGTCGGTGTTCGAGGACCGGTTCGCGGCGGCGGTGCGGGGGGCGGTGGAGGCGAAATTTAGTCCGTTCGAGTGA
- a CDS encoding Ku protein, with amino-acid sequence MRSVWRGAISFGLVTIGVRLYTATEEHDFRFHQVHREDGGRIRYKRVCQVCGEEVAFADIAKGYELDDGRVVVMSNEDLDKLPINTDHAIDVLEFVPAEEIDPIYFQKSYYLEPDKAATRPYVLLRTALERSGQLAVVKITIRQRETLAMLRAREDLLVMHTMLWPDEIRKPEFDFLDGKTEVRPQELKMASSLVESMAGSFDPDDFTDDYTEAMQKLIEAKAEGAELPEQPEVEDTGEVIDLMTALERSVEQARSARGEAKPEKKPAARSRSAGTSSSSRSRASGKTAAKSKETAKEAKEKAPAKKRAKPA; translated from the coding sequence ATGAGGTCCGTGTGGCGTGGGGCGATCTCCTTCGGGCTGGTCACGATCGGTGTCCGGTTGTACACGGCGACGGAGGAGCACGACTTCCGGTTCCACCAGGTGCACCGCGAGGACGGTGGGCGCATCCGCTACAAGCGGGTGTGCCAGGTGTGTGGCGAGGAGGTGGCCTTCGCCGACATCGCCAAGGGCTACGAGCTGGACGACGGCCGTGTGGTGGTGATGAGCAACGAGGACTTGGACAAGTTGCCGATCAACACCGATCACGCGATCGACGTGCTGGAGTTCGTGCCGGCGGAGGAGATCGATCCGATCTACTTCCAGAAGTCCTACTACCTGGAGCCGGACAAGGCGGCGACGCGGCCGTACGTGTTGTTGCGGACGGCGTTGGAGCGCAGTGGGCAGTTGGCGGTCGTGAAGATCACGATCCGGCAGCGGGAGACGTTGGCGATGTTGCGGGCCCGTGAGGACCTGCTGGTGATGCACACGATGTTGTGGCCGGATGAGATCCGCAAGCCGGAGTTCGACTTCCTGGACGGCAAGACCGAGGTGCGTCCGCAGGAGTTGAAGATGGCGTCGTCGCTGGTGGAGAGCATGGCGGGGTCGTTCGACCCGGATGACTTCACCGACGACTACACCGAGGCGATGCAGAAGCTGATCGAGGCGAAGGCCGAGGGTGCGGAGTTGCCCGAGCAGCCGGAGGTCGAGGACACCGGTGAGGTGATCGACCTGATGACGGCGTTGGAGCGCAGTGTGGAGCAGGCGCGGTCGGCGCGGGGTGAGGCGAAGCCGGAGAAGAAGCCGGCGGCGCGGTCGCGGTCGGCGGGGACGTCGTCGTCGAGCAGGTCGCGGGCGTCGGGGAAGACAGCGGCGAAGTCGAAGGAGACGGCCAAGGAGGCCAAGGAGAAGGCGCCGGCGAAGAAGAGGGCGAAGCCCGCGTAG